Genomic segment of Thermomicrobiales bacterium:
GATGAGCGAGACACCACGCGACTATGCTGTCTGTCACAACTGCGGCGCGCTTTTGCCGCATGGCGCGCGCTTCTGCCCGACCTGCGGCGCTGCCGTGGCGGCACCTGTAGCAGCGCCTGTTGAGCAGCCCGCGAGCGACGATGCGTTCCGGAACGCAATCGACGCCGCGCTCGGGACATCAGCGAGCCAGCCCGATCAGCCGACGGTGCAAGCACCGATCGTGGGGCCGACCGAATCTGAGCTACCGGATGAATCACCGACTTCAGAGTCGGCAGCGTCTGCTCAGAGTTGGACACCGCCGCCACCAGGTCCGAACCCCTCTGATTCAATGCAGCAACCAACCTGGACGGCCACGCCGGAGCAGTGGCCGGCAGATATCAGCTCGAATAACCAGACAGGTTGGCGCAAATCGCGCACGACCTGGATCATTCTGGCGGTCTTCGGCTTCATCCTCTTCTGCTGTTGCGGGATCTTGTTCACACTCTTCGTCGCGTCCGCGTTTGATGACGGGCTTCAGTCAGACATCACGATGGCTGTGAGCGCACTCCTGTAGCTGCGGAGCACGTGAAGAGAGAAGCGCCCCGACCGTGATTGGTCGGGGCGTTGTCGTGAGCGCAGCGTAACTGTCGAGGCGTGTTGGTCAGACGGATGATCAGGTATTCACGCGATGCCGACCGAGCGGCAACATCAACGGTCGGCCCGACACGGGATCGGTGATGATGCGGCTCTCCAGTCCGAACACCGTTCGAACCATGTCCTCGGTCAGGACCTCCGCAGGTTCGCCGACTGCGAACACGTCGCCATTGACCAGCGCAATCAGCTGATCGGCGTATCGCGCAGCCAGATTAAGATCGTGCAGCACCATCACGATGGTCGTGCTGCGCGCGCGGTTCAGGTCAGTCAGGAGATCCAGGACCTCGACCTGATGGTT
This window contains:
- a CDS encoding zinc ribbon domain-containing protein — protein: MSETPRDYAVCHNCGALLPHGARFCPTCGAAVAAPVAAPVEQPASDDAFRNAIDAALGTSASQPDQPTVQAPIVGPTESELPDESPTSESAASAQSWTPPPPGPNPSDSMQQPTWTATPEQWPADISSNNQTGWRKSRTTWIILAVFGFILFCCCGILFTLFVASAFDDGLQSDITMAVSALL
- a CDS encoding ABC transporter ATP-binding protein, with translation MADALIATGTADPVERSVDELSGGQRQRVWIAMALAQQTDLLLLDEPTTFLDVNHQVEVLDLLTDLNRARSTTIVMVLHDLNLAARYADQLIALVNGDVFAVGEPAEVLTEDMVRTVFGLESRIITDPVSGRPLMLPLGRHRVNT